Within Kutzneria chonburiensis, the genomic segment CCGCCGTCGCGACCAGCCAGGAACGGCAGTCGTTCAGCGACGGCTACAGCGGCGCCGACGTCGACTCCGACCACCTGATCGAGCAGTCCGCGCTGCTCACGCCCAGCCCGACCGCCCCGCTCAACATCGACATCGGCTCGTTCACCGCCGCCAGCACCAGCGCCAACGACAAGTTCCACCAGGTCGAGCTGGGCCTGATCGGGCAGCTGCGGGCGCAGGCGTCGGGGCTGGCCGGTGACGCGGCCGCCGCGGCCGGCCGGGACATCGCCGCCCTGCTCGGCACATTGATGATCGCGCTCGGGCTGATGCTGGTGATGGCGTGGTCGCTGCTCACGCCGCTGCGCCGGCTGCGGCTGGAGGCGCTGGACATCGCCAACGTCCGCCTCCCGCAGACGCTGCGCCGCATCCTCGCAGACCCCGAGCCGATGGAGGCGGCCAAGAACGCCGTCGACCCGGTGTCGGTGTTCAGCCGCGAGGAGATCGGGCAGCTGGCCCGGTCCTTCGACCTGGTGCACGACCAGGCCGTGCGGATGGCCGTCGACCAGGCGGTGCTGCGCGACAACGTGAACGCGATCTTCGTCAACCTGTCCCGGCGCAGCCAGGCGCTGGTCGAGCGGCAGCTGTCCGAGCTGGACCGGCTGGAGCAGAACGAGCAGGACCCGGACCAGCTGGCCCGGTTCTTCGTGCTGGACCACCTGGCCACCCGGATGCGCCGCAACAGCGAGAACCTGATCATCCTGTCCGGCACCGGGCTGACCAAGGCCCTGGTCCGGCCGCTGCCGCTGGCCGAGCTGGTCGGCGCGGCGATCTCCGAGGTCGAGCACTACGCCCGGGTCAAGGCCAACGGCCTGCCGACCGCGCTGGTGCACGGCCGCGCGGTCAAGGACCTGATCCACCTCATCGCCGAGCTGCTGGACAACGCCACCACGTACTCCGAGGCGTCGACCACCGTGACCATCGCGGCCCGGCAGCTGCGCGGCGGGCAGCTGGCCATGCAGATCTCCGACTCCGGCATGGGCATGACCACCGACGAGCTGGACGCGGCCAACCACAAGCTGGCCGACCCGCCCGACTTCGACGTCACGGTGGCCCGGCGGATGGGCCTGTACGTGGTCGGGCGGCTGGCCCAGCGGCACAACATCAAGGTCCGGCTGCGCAGCGGCGACTTCATCGAGGGCGGCACCAAGGCCGTCATCACGGTGCCGGCCGACCTGCTCGCCCCGCCCCGTGAGGAGACCGACCAGCCCGACACCGCGCTGCCGGTGCGCCGGCCGGCCCGGCTCGAGGAGACCCAGCCCGACCTGGCCGCTCACGTGCCGATCCCGCAGCAGAACGGCAGCCTGTTCCGGCCGCCGGCCGAGGCCGAGCCGGAGCCCGTCCCGGTCAAGGAGCCCGAGCCCGAGCCGACCACGCGCCTGCCCATCTACGAGGAAGTCCTGTCCCGCTGGTTCCAGCCGACCGAGATGCCGGTCGAGCTGGACGAGTGGCCGGTCGACGAGCCCGACGCCCCGCCCCTGCCCGCCCTGCCGGCCGCCACGGCCGAGCCCGTCGTCGAGCCGCCGGTCAACCGGCACGAAGCGCCGGTCCGGAGCTGGATCTCGCCGGCCGACGAGGGTTGGCTGACCGTGCGGACCAAGCTCAGCGGACCGGCGTCCGACCAGGTCACGGCGGTCGGCCTGCCCAAGCGCGTGCCGAACAAGCACCTCGTGCCCGGCTCGGCGGCCCCCCGCACGGCGATCCCCGACGTGCAGGAGACGCGGCCGCCGCAGTTCCCGGAGCGCAGCCCGGAGACGACGCGCAGCCGGCTGTCCGGCTTCCAGCGCGGTCTCGGGCGGGCTCGCCGGCACGCACTGGACAGCCCGGACGACGACCTGGCCGAGACCCGTGGCTGAGAGTGGAGAGGACCCGATGACCAACCAGGAACCCGGCGACTTCGCGTGGTTCATCACCGACTTCGTGCGCCGCGTGGCCGAGGTGGCGCATGCCGTCGTGGTGTCGGCCGACGGGCTGATGCTCGCTGGTTCGCACGCGT encodes:
- a CDS encoding nitrate- and nitrite sensing domain-containing protein, encoding MLLVPTVAALLLGGLRVQSEIDNANNFHRTVAQVDVARQITEVVHQLQKERVLMVTGAAATSSAAGSPLATQLDRTNGAIAELRTAVAKLNLPDAGAMDRYNRAVDGLSTLTTLRVLAQRGVYPDNALFIEYTSVIDTLVQVGREVTAAAGTQELSRASTAAQTLNSAKEQIAQLDALLQIAAAHNSFQSSLNQDRARSSNAAFTASVTDFTAVATSQERQSFSDGYSGADVDSDHLIEQSALLTPSPTAPLNIDIGSFTAASTSANDKFHQVELGLIGQLRAQASGLAGDAAAAAGRDIAALLGTLMIALGLMLVMAWSLLTPLRRLRLEALDIANVRLPQTLRRILADPEPMEAAKNAVDPVSVFSREEIGQLARSFDLVHDQAVRMAVDQAVLRDNVNAIFVNLSRRSQALVERQLSELDRLEQNEQDPDQLARFFVLDHLATRMRRNSENLIILSGTGLTKALVRPLPLAELVGAAISEVEHYARVKANGLPTALVHGRAVKDLIHLIAELLDNATTYSEASTTVTIAARQLRGGQLAMQISDSGMGMTTDELDAANHKLADPPDFDVTVARRMGLYVVGRLAQRHNIKVRLRSGDFIEGGTKAVITVPADLLAPPREETDQPDTALPVRRPARLEETQPDLAAHVPIPQQNGSLFRPPAEAEPEPVPVKEPEPEPTTRLPIYEEVLSRWFQPTEMPVELDEWPVDEPDAPPLPALPAATAEPVVEPPVNRHEAPVRSWISPADEGWLTVRTKLSGPASDQVTAVGLPKRVPNKHLVPGSAAPRTAIPDVQETRPPQFPERSPETTRSRLSGFQRGLGRARRHALDSPDDDLAETRG